From Paenibacillus sp. V4I7, one genomic window encodes:
- a CDS encoding SgrR family transcriptional regulator produces the protein MLVAERYLTLYDRFGGENSNGEPVVATLEELANALFCTPRNAKLVLKKLEEDCLVNWLPGRGRGNRSHIIFKVHKENFLLNLATSKADVGDYRTSFEVLSNYGEGTEAKIKFLEWLKGRFGYQKETVRGLTECDTLRFPVYRSVQTLDPAKVNYAFDSHIIRQIFDRLVTYDETVDRIVPGIAHAWNADSQAMEWTFYLRKGVLFHSGRELNSQDVVYTFERLRSQNMPNRWMMRSLSVVEALGPRTVRFVLSQPNRIFDRFLCSAASSILPLDLDEQSEEDYWRLPTGTGPFHLVSFSPHRIELAANTSYYAGRPYLDGVDIIIMPEDCQQMSTIGLPSVMQTQDGDKSEQEENPEEKWQALARLCNGCTMMTWNGNKQGWTQNETFRKAVRLLLDPVAMQAELGGERVLPAYSLRPEDSMQYERQTATVPEIYHALSQSGYDGTKLRLVVHEKYERDGRWVATRMNSFGIAVDLFLADWSQVLDPEIISSADFTISGIILAEEDVCEIDMYEHEECISSTYLAPSLKSWILAQIDLALGSDSAQARRSHLRDIETRLREECHIIFLHHRQLNTYMHPSVRGASFNSNGWIDFKQIWLEK, from the coding sequence ATGCTGGTAGCTGAACGCTATCTGACTTTATACGACCGTTTTGGCGGTGAAAACTCGAATGGCGAACCTGTAGTGGCAACTCTGGAAGAGTTGGCCAATGCGCTATTCTGCACGCCAAGAAACGCGAAACTTGTGCTGAAGAAATTAGAGGAAGACTGTCTCGTAAATTGGCTGCCGGGCCGCGGTCGCGGTAATCGATCACACATAATTTTCAAGGTGCATAAGGAAAACTTCTTGCTCAACCTGGCTACGTCCAAAGCCGATGTTGGCGATTACCGCACATCGTTCGAAGTGCTCAGCAATTACGGTGAAGGGACCGAAGCCAAGATCAAGTTCCTCGAATGGCTGAAGGGGAGATTCGGCTATCAGAAGGAAACGGTGAGAGGTCTTACCGAATGCGATACGCTTCGTTTTCCCGTCTACCGTAGCGTCCAAACGCTCGATCCTGCTAAAGTGAATTATGCCTTCGACTCACACATCATCCGGCAAATCTTCGATCGTCTCGTCACTTATGACGAGACAGTAGATCGGATAGTTCCCGGAATTGCTCATGCCTGGAACGCAGATTCACAGGCAATGGAATGGACTTTCTATTTGCGCAAAGGCGTCTTGTTCCATTCAGGTCGTGAACTGAACTCTCAGGATGTGGTCTATACCTTCGAACGGCTTCGCTCTCAAAACATGCCGAACCGCTGGATGATGAGAAGTCTTTCGGTTGTGGAAGCATTGGGGCCGCGTACTGTGCGTTTTGTACTGTCGCAACCGAATCGGATTTTCGATCGTTTTTTATGCTCGGCCGCTTCATCTATCTTGCCTCTGGATTTGGACGAACAGAGTGAAGAAGACTATTGGCGACTGCCGACGGGCACAGGACCATTCCACTTGGTCTCCTTTTCTCCACATCGCATCGAATTGGCGGCCAATACCTCCTATTATGCGGGAAGACCCTACCTGGATGGCGTCGATATCATCATCATGCCGGAGGATTGCCAACAGATGTCAACCATTGGCTTGCCCTCCGTGATGCAAACTCAAGATGGAGATAAATCGGAGCAGGAAGAGAATCCAGAAGAAAAATGGCAAGCTCTCGCCCGGTTGTGCAACGGCTGCACGATGATGACATGGAACGGGAATAAACAGGGGTGGACGCAGAACGAGACCTTCCGTAAAGCCGTGCGGCTCTTGCTCGATCCCGTAGCCATGCAAGCTGAATTAGGTGGAGAACGCGTGCTGCCGGCTTATTCATTGCGCCCGGAAGACAGCATGCAATATGAACGCCAAACCGCAACCGTTCCGGAAATCTACCATGCACTGTCCCAATCCGGCTACGACGGGACCAAACTTCGACTTGTCGTACACGAAAAGTATGAACGAGACGGACGATGGGTCGCGACGCGCATGAATAGCTTTGGCATTGCTGTCGACCTGTTTTTGGCGGATTGGTCGCAAGTTTTAGATCCTGAAATCATATCCAGCGCCGATTTCACTATTTCAGGGATCATTCTGGCCGAAGAAGACGTCTGCGAGATCGACATGTATGAACATGAGGAATGCATCTCCAGTACGTATCTGGCGCCTTCACTCAAAAGCTGGATTCTTGCGCAGATTGACTTGGCTCTTGGCTCTGACAGCGCTCAAGCCCGTAGAAGCCACTTGCGCGATATCGAAACACGGCTCCGGGAAGAGTGCCATATCATTTTCCTGCATCATCGGCAGCTGAATACTTATATGCATCCTTCGGTTAGAGGTGCTTCATTCAACTCTAACGGCTGGATTGACTTTAAACAAATTTGGCTAGAAAAATGA
- a CDS encoding cell wall hydrolase produces MKKKLQALICVCSLGVMGMAAPVGAQSFGQGTQSDQVLDLQERLSALGYFKTGITGYYGNQTKNAVKKFQASYGLSVDGEADSLTLSKLKKTISPQQSVLDELARIIHSEARGEPFVGQVAVGAVVLNRVQSEKFPDSITEVIHQPGQFSAIDDGQFNLKPNLSAYSAAKAALNGLDPTTGALYFYNPDIAQASWSKKRTAKITIGNHVFTF; encoded by the coding sequence ATGAAGAAGAAATTACAAGCTCTTATCTGTGTCTGTTCCCTTGGTGTAATGGGGATGGCCGCACCGGTCGGTGCGCAATCGTTTGGACAGGGCACACAAAGTGACCAAGTACTGGATTTGCAAGAACGATTAAGCGCATTGGGTTACTTTAAAACAGGAATTACCGGTTATTACGGTAATCAGACTAAGAATGCGGTAAAGAAATTTCAAGCCAGCTATGGCTTGTCAGTTGACGGTGAAGCCGATTCCTTAACTCTGTCTAAATTAAAAAAAACGATTTCACCCCAACAGTCGGTGCTGGATGAATTGGCGCGAATCATTCATTCCGAAGCCCGAGGGGAGCCCTTTGTTGGACAAGTTGCCGTGGGAGCTGTCGTTCTTAATCGAGTTCAGTCCGAAAAATTTCCTGATTCCATCACTGAGGTTATCCATCAGCCAGGTCAATTTTCAGCCATTGATGATGGCCAGTTTAACCTTAAACCAAATTTGTCAGCCTATAGCGCGGCAAAAGCCGCTTTGAATGGTTTGGATCCAACAACTGGGGCCCTTTATTTTTACAATCCTGATATTGCCCAGGCATCTTGGAGCAAAAAAAGAACCGCCAAGATTACCATTGGTAACCACGTATTTACCTTTTAA
- a CDS encoding FAD-binding protein produces MKNNWNWAGNYKYSASELHVPTSVEQVQELVARSKQIKVLGTRHSFNSIADCAESLLSLQKLNRVVALDTVKNKVTVEAGIRYGELCEHLHNYGYALHNLASLPHITVAGACATATHGSGDRNGNLATVVDSMEIIQANGDMAVFSREQQDIAGSIVGLGGLGVVTKITLDVIPTFQMSQHVYDNLSLVQLNEHFDDIFSSAYSVSLFTDWKNANFNQVWIKQKLTDQVSDQVAPAPEFFDAQLATSPRHPVPGHTAENCSEQMCIAGPWHERLPHFRMDFTPSAGEELQSEYFVPRQDAYQALNALNGIREQISPHLYVSEVRTIAKDNLWMSPNYNQDSVAIHFTWKPNWEAVKQVLPMIEKQLAPFRARPHWGKLFTMQPAQLKPLYEKLPDFRQLLLHCDPHGKFRNDFLNKYLMEK; encoded by the coding sequence ATGAAAAATAATTGGAATTGGGCTGGCAACTACAAGTATAGTGCCTCTGAACTCCATGTTCCCACAAGTGTGGAGCAAGTACAGGAATTAGTGGCTCGCAGTAAGCAAATAAAGGTGCTTGGCACACGGCACTCGTTTAATAGCATCGCCGATTGTGCCGAAAGCCTTCTTTCACTTCAGAAACTTAACCGTGTGGTAGCATTAGATACTGTAAAAAATAAGGTAACTGTTGAAGCAGGAATCCGGTATGGAGAGCTATGTGAACATCTTCATAACTATGGTTATGCGCTTCACAATTTGGCGTCGCTGCCGCACATAACCGTTGCAGGTGCATGCGCTACGGCAACGCATGGTTCTGGTGATCGGAATGGCAATCTTGCTACAGTGGTTGATTCTATGGAAATCATTCAGGCGAACGGGGACATGGCTGTATTCTCCCGCGAGCAACAAGACATCGCAGGTTCAATTGTTGGGCTTGGAGGATTGGGCGTAGTCACTAAAATTACACTGGATGTGATCCCAACATTTCAAATGAGTCAGCATGTTTACGATAATCTGTCTCTAGTGCAACTAAATGAGCACTTTGACGATATTTTTTCCAGTGCATATAGTGTTAGTCTATTCACCGATTGGAAGAATGCGAATTTCAATCAAGTATGGATAAAGCAGAAACTGACTGATCAAGTCTCTGACCAGGTAGCACCTGCACCTGAGTTTTTCGACGCACAATTAGCAACTTCACCTCGGCATCCAGTGCCAGGACATACAGCGGAGAATTGCAGCGAGCAGATGTGCATCGCGGGACCATGGCACGAGAGATTGCCGCACTTTCGCATGGATTTCACTCCGAGTGCTGGAGAGGAGCTGCAAAGCGAGTATTTCGTGCCGCGACAAGATGCCTATCAGGCATTAAATGCACTTAATGGCATACGGGAGCAAATTTCGCCACACCTTTATGTTTCTGAAGTTCGTACCATTGCAAAAGATAATTTGTGGATGAGCCCTAATTACAATCAGGATTCAGTTGCTATTCATTTTACGTGGAAACCGAATTGGGAGGCAGTCAAACAAGTTCTGCCGATGATCGAAAAGCAACTTGCGCCTTTCCGGGCTCGTCCGCATTGGGGAAAGCTGTTTACCATGCAACCCGCTCAGTTGAAACCGCTCTATGAGAAGCTGCCAGACTTCCGACAACTGCTCCTTCATTGTGATCCACACGGAAAGTTTCGTAACGACTTTTTGAATAAATATTTGATGGAGAAATAG
- a CDS encoding GNAT family N-acetyltransferase, which produces MEIRKLDTYESPPMELLLVADPSEQIVNEYLKRGQCYVAEMNNTILAVYVLLPTRPETVELVNIAVSENHQGKGIGKKIVQHAIKNAKFQGYKTIEIGTGNSGMGQLALYQKCGFRIVGIDRDFFVKHYSDEIFENGIQCRDMIRLSQDL; this is translated from the coding sequence ATGGAAATACGCAAGTTAGATACTTACGAGTCGCCTCCAATGGAGCTGTTATTGGTAGCTGACCCTTCTGAACAGATTGTTAACGAATATCTTAAACGAGGTCAGTGCTATGTAGCAGAGATGAATAACACTATTTTAGCAGTTTATGTATTATTGCCTACAAGACCTGAGACAGTTGAGTTGGTGAATATTGCCGTCAGCGAGAACCACCAAGGTAAAGGGATAGGAAAGAAGATTGTACAGCATGCAATTAAAAATGCTAAGTTTCAGGGTTATAAAACAATTGAGATTGGCACTGGGAACTCAGGAATGGGACAACTCGCTCTATATCAAAAATGTGGTTTTAGAATAGTTGGGATTGATAGGGACTTCTTTGTAAAGCATTACTCTGATGAAATTTTTGAAAACGGTATACAATGCAGGGATATGATACGTTTATCTCAAGACTTATGA
- a CDS encoding PLP-dependent aminotransferase family protein: MIYAVVMNYIEKQIEEDELKPGNKLPSIRALAEQFSCSNNTIIKAYSELEKKHMIYSVSKSGYYVVERYHSRKPGQMDARTIDFLSAGPDKNAMPYRDYQHCINQAIEVYKEEMFTYSDIQGIYSLRAELARHLQDLQVFTVPERICVVSGSQQALHLFVMLPFPNGKRDICVEQPTHFSLIESIKLQEVTAFGVEITSKGIDMERLENLFKFKNIKFFYTVSRFQNPTGYSYSNAEKRKIVELATKYDVYIIEDDYMGDLDSNLKQDPMFAYDPSGRVIYTKSFSKVMLPGLRLGLAVIPDSLRASFLRAKFATDLHTPVLTQGALEIYLKSGMFKAHIQRMRSIYSNKATLLQKAYKEYLPPSAAYSGSLSGFYSTIRLPNPLNAKQFITYMNKENVYMDDAKKMYLPEFEKETLIRLSVSQVEEEMIGIGVQKIADGIKELLNTTSLFSHRSN, from the coding sequence TTGATCTATGCAGTGGTCATGAACTATATTGAAAAACAAATCGAGGAAGACGAATTAAAACCGGGGAACAAGCTGCCGTCTATCAGGGCTCTGGCCGAGCAGTTCTCATGTAGTAATAACACCATCATAAAAGCTTATTCCGAATTGGAAAAGAAGCATATGATCTATTCCGTTTCCAAGAGTGGTTATTATGTTGTGGAACGTTATCATTCCCGTAAACCCGGTCAGATGGATGCGAGAACCATTGATTTTCTATCGGCCGGTCCTGACAAGAATGCGATGCCCTATCGAGATTATCAACACTGTATTAATCAAGCCATTGAAGTATATAAAGAAGAGATGTTCACTTATTCGGATATCCAAGGGATATATTCGCTGCGAGCGGAGCTAGCCCGGCATTTGCAAGATCTTCAGGTTTTTACTGTACCCGAAAGAATATGTGTGGTTTCCGGTTCGCAGCAAGCACTCCATCTGTTTGTTATGCTTCCTTTCCCCAACGGAAAAAGAGATATCTGTGTCGAACAGCCCACTCACTTCAGCTTAATCGAATCAATCAAGCTTCAAGAAGTCACGGCATTCGGGGTTGAAATAACTTCGAAGGGAATAGACATGGAGCGTTTGGAAAATCTGTTCAAATTCAAAAATATCAAGTTCTTCTACACGGTCTCAAGGTTTCAAAATCCAACCGGATATAGTTACTCGAACGCGGAGAAACGGAAAATCGTGGAGTTGGCTACAAAGTACGACGTCTATATCATCGAAGATGATTACATGGGGGACCTTGATTCCAACCTGAAGCAGGACCCTATGTTTGCTTACGATCCATCAGGAAGAGTCATTTATACCAAAAGCTTTTCCAAAGTGATGCTTCCTGGTTTGAGACTGGGTCTCGCGGTTATTCCGGATTCCTTGCGAGCCTCGTTCTTACGCGCCAAATTTGCTACGGATTTACATACACCGGTGCTCACACAAGGGGCTCTGGAAATTTATCTTAAAAGCGGTATGTTTAAGGCTCATATTCAACGTATGAGGTCGATCTACAGCAACAAAGCAACATTATTGCAAAAAGCTTATAAAGAGTACTTGCCGCCTTCCGCTGCATATTCGGGTTCCCTATCCGGTTTTTACTCGACAATCAGGCTACCAAATCCACTGAATGCAAAGCAATTTATTACGTATATGAATAAGGAAAATGTATACATGGACGACGCAAAAAAGATGTATCTTCCTGAATTTGAAAAAGAAACGTTAATTCGACTGAGTGTTTCTCAAGTGGAGGAGGAAATGATCGGCATCGGAGTCCAAAAAATCGCTGATGGTATCAAGGAGTTGCTGAATACGACATCGTTGTTTTCCCATCGCTCCAATTAA
- a CDS encoding family 10 glycosylhydrolase, producing the protein MTNSSRKLTILIPILTAFIFFIGTIISGFGNVLPSVYADSVVEIDSASSPAYANVENFEQTTSLSASSAQAKSVSIGLISRPETIYYGYHAVKLAYDFTGMPGTSAAYINFKDPSGSAGRTLQGIPKKLGVWVYGDGNNHWLRAQLQDANGTKPVVDFTTSNGLNWSGWKYVTTTVPNNLIAPLKINQIYVVETKVNNKNSGVLMFDQLNAYYTDSTVFGLDVVGLPPMQVGDTKQATVNATYQNGTEPVPIVSGINYRSSDERIATVEPYGTVRALQAGTVTIAAVYGNAPEAAYTLTVTEEAPIPQKLELSALSKLETGATNRLRVYAAYSGAAEPVSILTGANFQSSSPEIATVDASGLIKAVKAGTTTITASISGVSQEYVLTVTNPVPVLQKIELTGLKAMTVGESRQTKVVGTYTWLPDPVELTSGVAYTSSNPGVASVNASGMVTAMQMGTSRITATYGGKSSDFYLVVNKVATVPKRELRAAWIATVDNIDWPKKGVVEAEAQKRDFIEQLDELQAAGMNAVIVQVKPTADAFYPSAYAPWSEWLTGEQGKDPGYNPLAFMLEEVHKRNMEFHAWFNPYRISLQDRIDKLVPNHPARQHPDWVVTYGGKLYFNPGIPEAKQFISDSIMEVVKNYDIDAVHFDDYFYPYPVTGVDFPDQDAYAKYGSSFPNKADWRRSNVNTFVQDMNAAIKQEKRWVKFGISPFGIWKNKSQDPSGSDTNGLSSYDAIYADTKRWVDQAWIDYIAPQIYWYMGYSPASYDKLIEWWSGVTTGKNVHLYSGQAVYRIGSADPAWQNPDEMPNQVAYNRNFDQVHGSIFFSAQWFKDNPLGFTNRLKNDFYRYPALAPVMPWLDQAAPDAPVLASALRKEAGTEITWKKAQSSDIAYYIVYRFDGGAALDLQDPSHIVAKVRTQTGFDLTFLDKNATDGKVYTYIVTAVDRIHNESAASNPVTMTNILDVTPPVSASAIEGTQYNDWYVSEVRIKLSASDDLTGVKQTDYSTDNGLNWNLYISPISLTADGDHTLLYRSTDSAGNVEQTRTMQISIDRTAPTVQITGAKAYTVDQMVSITCTAVDTVSGIVYNPCAEPLVSAPAYQLELGLHNVSVQVTDHAGNVGTGSTSYTVQVTENSLANLIREFVTGSGEQGIENSLLKKLEHQQIDAFIHEIDAQTGKRITMEQADILIRLVRALQ; encoded by the coding sequence GTGACAAATAGTTCACGAAAGCTGACCATTTTGATTCCCATTCTAACAGCATTTATCTTCTTTATTGGTACAATCATCTCGGGATTTGGCAATGTATTACCTTCCGTGTATGCAGATTCTGTAGTCGAAATCGATTCTGCAAGTTCGCCGGCTTATGCCAATGTGGAAAATTTTGAACAGACAACAAGCCTGTCTGCTTCCTCTGCACAAGCCAAGTCCGTCAGTATCGGCTTAATCAGCAGACCGGAGACGATCTATTATGGTTACCATGCTGTAAAATTAGCTTACGATTTCACGGGGATGCCGGGAACGTCGGCAGCATATATCAACTTCAAAGACCCGAGCGGATCAGCCGGGCGTACACTTCAAGGGATTCCGAAAAAGCTGGGGGTGTGGGTCTACGGCGACGGAAACAACCATTGGCTGCGCGCACAACTACAGGATGCGAACGGGACGAAACCTGTAGTTGATTTCACGACCAGCAACGGTCTTAATTGGAGCGGTTGGAAGTATGTCACGACCACTGTGCCTAACAATCTCATAGCTCCTCTTAAGATCAATCAAATTTATGTCGTAGAAACGAAGGTCAACAACAAAAACAGCGGTGTGCTGATGTTTGACCAGTTGAATGCCTACTATACGGACTCGACTGTCTTTGGTCTCGACGTAGTTGGACTTCCGCCCATGCAGGTGGGAGATACGAAGCAAGCAACTGTTAACGCTACTTATCAAAACGGCACCGAACCGGTTCCTATCGTAAGCGGAATCAATTATCGGAGCAGCGATGAACGGATTGCGACAGTCGAACCTTACGGAACTGTCCGGGCACTGCAAGCAGGCACGGTAACGATTGCTGCAGTATACGGTAATGCACCGGAAGCGGCTTATACGTTAACGGTCACCGAAGAAGCGCCGATTCCACAGAAATTGGAGCTTTCAGCGCTATCCAAGCTCGAAACCGGCGCGACAAACCGGCTGAGAGTGTACGCTGCATACAGCGGCGCTGCAGAACCGGTATCTATTCTGACCGGAGCCAACTTCCAGAGCAGCAGCCCCGAAATTGCGACTGTCGATGCCTCCGGACTCATTAAAGCTGTGAAGGCCGGTACGACGACGATCACTGCTTCCATTAGTGGTGTCTCCCAAGAATACGTGCTCACGGTAACGAATCCGGTTCCGGTATTGCAAAAAATCGAGTTAACCGGCCTGAAGGCGATGACCGTCGGAGAGTCCAGGCAAACGAAAGTGGTCGGCACTTACACATGGCTTCCTGATCCGGTCGAACTGACAAGTGGCGTTGCCTACACAAGCAGTAATCCTGGTGTCGCTTCCGTTAACGCAAGCGGAATGGTTACAGCAATGCAGATGGGAACCTCGAGAATTACGGCGACGTACGGAGGCAAATCGAGTGATTTTTACCTGGTGGTGAACAAAGTGGCGACTGTGCCGAAGCGAGAATTAAGAGCCGCTTGGATTGCTACCGTCGATAATATCGACTGGCCGAAAAAAGGCGTTGTCGAAGCGGAAGCGCAAAAGCGCGATTTTATCGAGCAGTTGGATGAGCTGCAAGCGGCTGGCATGAATGCGGTCATCGTTCAGGTGAAGCCGACCGCAGATGCCTTTTATCCCTCGGCGTACGCCCCTTGGTCGGAATGGCTGACAGGTGAACAAGGCAAGGACCCGGGCTATAATCCTCTCGCGTTTATGCTGGAGGAAGTCCACAAGCGGAATATGGAATTCCACGCCTGGTTCAACCCTTATCGGATCAGTCTGCAGGATCGTATTGATAAGCTGGTTCCCAATCATCCGGCACGGCAGCATCCTGATTGGGTCGTTACATATGGCGGCAAGCTTTACTTCAACCCGGGGATCCCGGAAGCAAAACAGTTCATCTCAGACAGCATCATGGAAGTGGTGAAAAATTACGACATCGACGCTGTACATTTTGACGATTATTTTTATCCGTATCCAGTAACCGGCGTGGATTTCCCGGACCAAGACGCCTATGCGAAATATGGCTCCTCTTTCCCGAACAAAGCGGACTGGAGACGCAGCAATGTAAATACGTTCGTTCAGGACATGAATGCCGCCATCAAACAAGAGAAACGCTGGGTCAAGTTTGGGATTAGTCCTTTCGGGATATGGAAAAACAAAAGCCAAGATCCTTCCGGCTCTGATACCAACGGACTTAGCAGCTACGACGCTATCTATGCGGATACGAAAAGATGGGTTGATCAAGCGTGGATCGACTATATTGCGCCGCAAATCTACTGGTATATGGGATATTCACCGGCATCCTACGATAAGTTAATCGAGTGGTGGAGCGGCGTGACGACCGGAAAAAATGTCCACCTGTACAGCGGTCAAGCGGTCTACCGGATCGGATCGGCCGATCCAGCGTGGCAAAACCCAGACGAAATGCCTAACCAAGTCGCTTATAATCGAAACTTTGATCAAGTGCACGGAAGCATATTTTTCAGTGCTCAATGGTTTAAAGACAATCCTCTCGGATTCACGAATCGATTGAAGAACGACTTTTATCGGTACCCGGCTTTAGCCCCTGTGATGCCTTGGTTGGATCAGGCTGCACCCGATGCGCCGGTCTTGGCATCCGCACTTCGAAAAGAGGCAGGGACAGAGATTACATGGAAGAAAGCCCAATCAAGTGACATAGCCTACTATATCGTTTATCGTTTTGACGGAGGGGCTGCCTTAGACCTGCAGGATCCATCTCATATTGTTGCAAAAGTACGTACACAAACGGGTTTCGATCTCACCTTCTTAGACAAGAATGCGACAGATGGAAAAGTATATACGTATATCGTAACAGCGGTTGACCGGATTCATAACGAAAGTGCTGCCAGCAACCCCGTTACGATGACCAACATCCTGGACGTTACGCCACCTGTCTCTGCATCTGCCATCGAAGGCACCCAATATAACGATTGGTATGTGTCGGAAGTTCGGATTAAACTATCGGCAAGTGACGATCTAACAGGTGTAAAGCAAACAGATTACAGCACTGATAACGGCTTAAACTGGAATTTATATATCTCACCGATCTCCTTAACTGCCGATGGGGATCATACATTGCTATACCGTTCAACGGATAGCGCCGGCAACGTAGAACAAACACGGACGATGCAAATCTCGATAGACCGAACGGCACCGACGGTACAAATCACCGGAGCGAAAGCGTATACCGTCGATCAGATGGTATCGATCACTTGCACAGCAGTGGATACTGTATCCGGCATTGTTTATAATCCATGCGCAGAGCCGTTGGTCAGTGCTCCTGCTTATCAGTTGGAGCTCGGCCTCCACAATGTCTCGGTTCAAGTTACGGATCATGCAGGCAACGTAGGAACAGGTTCTACTTCGTACACGGTGCAGGTTACTGAGAACAGTCTCGCGAACTTAATCCGTGAATTCGTCACGGGATCTGGTGAACAAGGTATCGAGAATTCACTGTTGAAAAAGCTGGAACACCAGCAAATCGATGCTTTCATTCATGAGATTGATGCTCAAACAGGCAAGCGAATTACAATGGAACAAGCGGACATTCTTATAAGGTTAGTTCGAGCTCTTCAATAA
- a CDS encoding MFS transporter, whose translation MWTYTVNLVRDLSPDVKRFIATESLFGIGVGIFGLILNLHLLNLGFSKGDIGRITSLGALTIGLASLPAGFIVKSVGRKTMLVTGMLLAFLSLTLFGFGTSLGAVTTAQLIWSLGITAIVNSEIQLIFQYCRSKKEETSAYSLLFAVFTFFTGLGTWLGGYLPDWLPGHTTLYQYAFFVAGGCLALSGILRGMLLPSTHARVNSAAADEVSGVQPAKPPDRPKRGHAMYFLLLLSLLIFNSGFTFGLLSPFLNVILKFRFQMEDGNISILLALSGLFFFIGSIVMPYVVERWGSRRTFVFLFLYNMFVVALMALTMPAFVFAVLLLIRGTGFTMLNNLMDSECMSAVAEEDRNLFAVMRTVSRSIGNTIASYWAGYILAGNHYSLPFLLTAVAILAGYAVYAWFVQGMLDRRLQAQS comes from the coding sequence ATGTGGACGTATACCGTAAATTTAGTTCGTGATTTATCTCCTGACGTGAAGCGTTTCATCGCGACCGAGAGTTTGTTTGGCATCGGAGTAGGCATCTTCGGCCTCATCCTGAATTTACATCTCTTGAACCTCGGTTTCTCCAAAGGTGACATCGGTAGAATAACGTCGCTGGGGGCGTTGACAATTGGCCTAGCCAGTCTGCCTGCAGGTTTCATCGTGAAGAGCGTCGGGCGCAAAACGATGCTCGTCACCGGCATGCTCCTAGCATTCCTTTCGCTCACTCTCTTCGGCTTCGGAACCAGCCTTGGCGCGGTTACCACAGCGCAGCTCATCTGGTCACTCGGCATTACAGCGATCGTGAACTCCGAAATTCAGCTGATTTTCCAATATTGCCGAAGCAAGAAAGAAGAGACGAGCGCGTATTCTTTGTTATTCGCCGTATTTACTTTTTTTACCGGCCTCGGCACATGGCTTGGCGGCTACCTGCCGGATTGGCTGCCAGGGCATACCACGTTGTACCAGTATGCATTCTTCGTTGCCGGCGGATGCTTGGCGCTCTCAGGCATATTACGGGGAATGCTGCTTCCATCTACACATGCAAGGGTGAATAGCGCTGCAGCAGATGAGGTCAGTGGTGTTCAACCAGCGAAGCCTCCGGACCGGCCGAAGAGAGGGCATGCGATGTATTTTCTGCTGCTGCTTTCGCTGCTTATTTTCAACTCCGGCTTTACGTTCGGGCTGCTTAGCCCATTCCTGAACGTCATTCTGAAATTCCGGTTTCAGATGGAGGACGGCAACATCTCCATTTTGCTCGCGTTGTCCGGATTATTCTTCTTTATCGGCTCGATCGTTATGCCGTACGTTGTAGAGAGATGGGGCAGCCGCAGGACGTTTGTGTTCCTGTTTCTGTATAACATGTTTGTCGTGGCGTTGATGGCGCTCACCATGCCGGCCTTTGTATTTGCGGTACTGCTACTCATTCGCGGGACGGGCTTCACCATGTTAAACAACTTAATGGACAGCGAATGCATGTCTGCTGTCGCCGAAGAAGACCGCAACTTGTTTGCAGTCATGCGGACGGTATCGCGCAGCATCGGCAACACTATCGCCTCTTACTGGGCGGGCTACATTTTGGCTGGAAATCATTATTCGCTGCCCTTCCTTCTTACGGCGGTTGCCATACTGGCTGGGTATGCCGTTTATGCGTGGTTCGTGCAGGGCATGCTGGATCGGAGACTGCAAGCACAGTCTTGA